One Thermogemmatispora onikobensis DNA window includes the following coding sequences:
- a CDS encoding DNA-binding protein, whose translation MSDLQALSDLNHFIDAHTFRQSLLSWGKEHFRSFPWRQTGDPYHILMAEIMLHRTQARQVVPVYEAFIARYPTVALLAQASREQLHQILYSLGLRWRIDLIQNMAQELMSRFGGQVPQEKAPLLSLPGVSEYIASAVRCFAWNLPEPLIDTNVVRILGRLFGLETRDSSRRSRLFQHLAATLVDPEQPRRYTYALLDLADQICMKKRLPLCKTCPVRAQCSYGLAAVAGNIQRGKTHDDGR comes from the coding sequence ATGAGCGATCTCCAGGCTCTATCGGACCTCAACCACTTCATCGATGCCCATACCTTCCGCCAGTCTCTCCTTTCCTGGGGAAAGGAACACTTTCGTTCCTTTCCCTGGCGTCAGACGGGAGACCCTTATCACATCCTTATGGCCGAGATCATGCTGCATCGTACTCAGGCCCGGCAGGTAGTGCCTGTTTACGAAGCATTCATTGCACGCTACCCCACTGTTGCTTTACTGGCACAGGCCAGCAGAGAACAGCTACACCAGATCCTCTATTCCCTGGGGTTGCGCTGGCGCATTGACCTGATCCAGAACATGGCTCAGGAGCTCATGAGTCGCTTTGGCGGTCAGGTTCCACAGGAGAAAGCCCCTCTGCTCTCTCTGCCGGGTGTGAGTGAGTATATCGCCAGCGCTGTCCGCTGCTTCGCCTGGAATCTGCCAGAACCACTGATTGATACCAACGTGGTGCGGATACTGGGACGGCTGTTTGGCCTGGAAACCAGAGATTCTTCGCGACGGAGCCGGCTCTTTCAGCACCTGGCTGCGACGCTGGTTGATCCGGAGCAACCACGCCGCTATACATATGCACTGCTGGACCTGGCCGATCAAATCTGTATGAAGAAGCGTTTACCCCTATGTAAAACGTGTCCCGTGAGGGCACAATGCAGTTACGGACTTGCTGCAGTGGCCGGAAACATCCAGCGAGGCAAAACCCATGATGACGGCAGATGA
- a CDS encoding AAA family ATPase — translation MSTSGNPSPGERRALVVGVNEAPRSGQAPLATAARSALALATALQEHGSFALVGGGPLLNEQATTERVRQALYALLQDARPQDLLLFCFCGHGVPWLLPTEQREVYLATHDFDPAVLPFDQRAHLSLSWLREMLLDTPEVQAGTVMVLLDCCHAGQATTQAQREAQPLEGLTQAVRHLWHAALGGEERPQRGARIVLAATSAQGTTQEQRAQGWTQLVSALLPALRGARPDLLDAQGQLTYERLVDDLRQRLPGLTTEATGQGRVVLATFHQGDQAVQQATPTALREYARHPFSEAWLQERVQQVVGREQELQALCQRIECLRSTGGYLVVTGVAGQGKSSLLARLVTTFPCEQEGGQPAAWTVLAHFIPPQPGPGYQDILLRHLVASLLLRSGLEPFSVEHEPLAGLQLALRRLLEEVVKRTGPVLCCLDGLDQLPEDSAGRVVLPLPEGGEPVPGVVFVLGTRPSLLPVLQCYEPLEVYALPALSRPDWQRLLHQRLAAHSGIRRALTPELSEQLYLHMEGTPLFLDLAARLLATSGSDELSPAALARRVAANPHQLFSLALDQWGRRHPGAQTRWGRVIQPLLGILLVAAEPLERRQLKALVQLWQRREGGGRSIDGQELKLWLEQLGGVLVEERVDGVISYRLYHEKFREYLRRDPDQPERDYLFDEEDEQRWHALLAAWCEEEGLARIWQESLERSEQRRRHYARRHYVWHLFQAGPLQWGRLLALLDAGHYGQEKVRWEVSGQQYAQDLVLGQRVAASAGESAEGLQRLPALWRSTLLRASLSGIADRYPLEAFSLMAALGQESKALGLAALRSDPGEQARAWLAIAQWWTREPGRASEVLQLGYRVQQTAQRIESDESRTQVMEELVRVLLEAQCYQEAEEVSRAMGDSCLRAETLEALAKALRQAQREEEAARVEEMSRALSDRLSRSWDLLNLKKALARMHRTEEATQAQHETEEGSRSTPDRFRQAGVLLQARRYQEAERVIRALPDRFGQARALTRLAETLARGSSLEEARRIWQEAEGMVRASEASFRRARALIDLAEALALAQRTEEAEQVWRAAEDMSQALADGFWRARAQAELAAARARIQAPQETAQAMHLGKHCQEVALVRRLGELLTEGQRFQETAEAIRAHRDHGLQAALWRQLGEALVRADAAAHGFLALLQRAWLEARGEPDALARFSLVTPLVVRSPELGLALFEAFGWVDRFLQHAL, via the coding sequence ATGAGCACATCCGGGAATCCTTCTCCAGGGGAGCGGCGGGCCCTGGTGGTAGGGGTCAATGAGGCCCCTCGTTCAGGCCAGGCCCCCCTGGCCACTGCGGCCAGGAGCGCTCTGGCGCTCGCCACTGCCTTGCAGGAGCACGGCAGCTTTGCGCTGGTCGGGGGAGGACCGCTGCTCAACGAGCAGGCGACCACGGAGCGGGTGAGACAGGCCCTCTATGCCCTCCTCCAGGATGCCCGTCCGCAGGATCTACTGCTGTTCTGCTTTTGCGGTCATGGCGTGCCGTGGCTGCTGCCGACAGAGCAACGCGAGGTGTATCTGGCGACGCACGATTTTGACCCGGCAGTGCTGCCGTTCGATCAGCGGGCGCACCTCTCGCTGAGCTGGCTGCGAGAGATGCTGCTGGATACCCCCGAGGTCCAGGCAGGGACGGTGATGGTACTGCTGGACTGTTGTCATGCCGGGCAGGCGACGACGCAGGCGCAGCGTGAAGCACAGCCGCTGGAGGGACTCACCCAGGCGGTCCGGCACCTGTGGCACGCCGCTCTCGGAGGAGAGGAGCGGCCCCAGCGAGGAGCGCGGATCGTTCTGGCAGCTACCTCAGCGCAGGGCACAACGCAGGAGCAGCGGGCGCAGGGCTGGACCCAGCTGGTCAGCGCCCTGCTGCCGGCGCTACGAGGAGCGCGTCCTGATCTGCTCGATGCGCAGGGGCAGCTCACCTATGAGCGGTTAGTGGATGACTTGCGCCAGCGACTGCCAGGGCTGACGACGGAAGCGACGGGGCAGGGGCGCGTGGTGCTGGCGACGTTTCACCAGGGAGACCAGGCGGTACAGCAGGCGACACCGACAGCGCTGCGGGAATACGCGCGGCACCCGTTCAGTGAGGCCTGGCTGCAGGAGCGCGTGCAGCAGGTGGTCGGTCGAGAGCAAGAACTGCAAGCGCTGTGCCAACGGATTGAGTGCTTGCGGTCCACAGGCGGGTATCTGGTCGTCACGGGCGTGGCTGGGCAAGGGAAGAGTAGCCTGTTGGCCAGGCTGGTCACCACCTTCCCCTGTGAGCAGGAGGGAGGCCAGCCAGCAGCCTGGACGGTGCTGGCGCATTTCATCCCCCCTCAACCGGGGCCGGGCTATCAGGACATCTTGCTACGACACCTGGTCGCCTCGCTGCTGCTCAGGTCGGGCCTGGAGCCGTTCTCCGTGGAGCATGAGCCGCTGGCAGGGCTGCAACTGGCGCTGCGGCGGCTGCTGGAGGAGGTGGTCAAGCGAACGGGTCCGGTGCTGTGTTGTCTCGATGGGTTGGACCAGCTCCCAGAGGACAGCGCAGGCCGGGTGGTTCTCCCCTTGCCTGAGGGAGGGGAGCCAGTGCCCGGGGTCGTGTTTGTGCTGGGGACACGGCCCAGCCTGCTGCCCGTCCTGCAGTGCTATGAGCCGCTGGAGGTATATGCGCTGCCAGCGCTGAGCAGGCCAGACTGGCAGCGGCTGCTGCACCAGCGGCTGGCGGCCCACTCGGGTATCCGGCGAGCGCTGACGCCGGAGCTGAGCGAGCAGCTCTATCTGCACATGGAAGGAACACCGCTCTTTCTGGATCTGGCGGCCCGCTTGCTGGCCACATCTGGTTCTGACGAGCTCTCTCCGGCAGCGCTCGCCCGCCGGGTAGCGGCGAATCCGCACCAGCTCTTCTCACTGGCGCTGGATCAGTGGGGACGCCGCCATCCTGGAGCGCAGACCCGCTGGGGCCGGGTGATCCAGCCCCTGCTGGGGATCTTGCTGGTAGCGGCAGAGCCACTAGAGCGACGGCAGCTGAAAGCGCTGGTGCAGCTCTGGCAACGGCGTGAAGGGGGAGGCAGGTCCATTGATGGACAGGAACTGAAGCTGTGGCTGGAGCAGCTTGGAGGAGTGCTGGTAGAAGAGCGAGTGGATGGAGTGATTTCGTACCGTCTCTATCATGAGAAGTTTCGAGAGTACTTGCGCCGGGACCCGGACCAACCGGAGCGAGACTATCTCTTTGATGAAGAGGACGAGCAGCGGTGGCACGCGCTGCTGGCGGCCTGGTGTGAGGAGGAGGGGCTGGCGCGAATCTGGCAGGAGAGCCTGGAGAGGAGTGAGCAGAGACGGCGGCACTATGCGCGCCGACATTACGTCTGGCACCTCTTCCAGGCGGGTCCATTGCAGTGGGGACGGCTCCTGGCCCTCCTGGATGCAGGCCACTATGGACAAGAGAAGGTGCGCTGGGAGGTGAGTGGGCAGCAGTATGCACAGGACCTGGTGCTAGGACAGCGGGTGGCGGCCAGTGCGGGGGAGAGCGCGGAGGGGCTGCAGCGGTTGCCAGCGCTCTGGCGCTCCACGCTCTTACGTGCCAGCTTGAGTGGGATCGCAGACCGCTATCCGCTGGAGGCGTTTTCGCTCATGGCGGCGTTGGGGCAGGAGAGCAAGGCGCTGGGGCTGGCTGCATTGCGGAGTGACCCTGGAGAGCAAGCGAGGGCGTGGCTGGCGATCGCCCAGTGGTGGACCAGGGAGCCGGGGCGAGCCAGCGAGGTGCTGCAGCTTGGATACAGGGTGCAGCAGACAGCGCAGCGGATCGAGAGCGATGAGTCGCGGACCCAGGTGATGGAGGAGCTGGTCAGGGTGCTGCTGGAAGCGCAGTGCTACCAGGAAGCGGAGGAAGTCAGTCGGGCCATGGGGGACAGCTGTCTGCGGGCAGAGACGCTGGAAGCACTGGCGAAGGCGCTCAGGCAGGCGCAGCGTGAAGAGGAAGCAGCGCGGGTCGAAGAGATGAGCCGTGCCCTCTCGGACCGTCTCTCGAGGTCGTGGGACCTGCTGAACCTGAAGAAAGCGCTCGCGCGGATGCACCGCACTGAGGAGGCGACGCAAGCCCAGCACGAAACGGAGGAAGGGAGTCGTTCCACCCCGGACCGCTTCAGGCAGGCGGGGGTGCTCCTGCAGGCCCGGCGCTATCAGGAAGCGGAACGAGTCATCCGCGCTCTCCCGGACCGCTTCGGGCAGGCACGCGCGCTGACCAGACTCGCCGAGACGCTTGCGCGGGGGTCGTCCCTTGAAGAGGCGAGGAGGATCTGGCAGGAGGCGGAGGGGATGGTCCGGGCGAGTGAGGCCAGCTTCAGGCGAGCGCGAGCACTGATCGACCTGGCGGAGGCGCTCGCGCTCGCCCAGCGCACTGAGGAAGCGGAGCAAGTCTGGCGTGCAGCGGAGGACATGAGCCAGGCGCTTGCCGATGGCTTCTGGCGAGCGAGGGCCCAGGCGGAGCTGGCAGCAGCACGGGCGCGGATACAGGCTCCTCAAGAGACAGCGCAAGCCATGCACCTCGGGAAACATTGCCAGGAGGTGGCGCTGGTGAGGAGGCTCGGGGAGCTGCTGACAGAGGGCCAGCGCTTCCAGGAGACAGCAGAAGCGATCCGCGCACATCGGGATCACGGGCTGCAGGCAGCGCTATGGAGACAACTGGGAGAGGCACTGGTTCGCGCTGACGCAGCCGCACACGGGTTCCTGGCTCTGCTGCAGCGTGCCTGGCTTGAGGCCCGCGGAGAACCCGACGCCCTCGCCCGCTTCTCCCTGGTCACACCCCTGGTCGTGCGTTCTCCCGAGCTGGGGCTGGCCCTGTTCGAGGCCTTCGGCTGGGTGGATCGTTTCCTGCAACATGCTCTGTGA
- a CDS encoding helicase-related protein: MVTPQRLDEIRLARYLQHRLLDQLTGRSEDICRDDRPRNRYFIGSLANRPQQMDGPDPDDDLFSRLAPSSMGLEIRVKPRGEKARLLVQPAFNVYYRIFPDLEHQRRLAGYPRQTSDQEQPRSRERWAIAYRKICVQVEPVAIPIPQQLSRRQRLSDHMTQLAITRALERACQQILNDPHRYYELPKGTAIPPEALSDQEAFERFCRQIAATGREELPSWQVMLQVEARPVVGDLLQISLMLLNNSPDDGQEHSLTDHYLFDVCLQVEGQDAELQPFVFDLLPKDYRYDRHLWGLGHNCSVARVEELNAVRTEHTPIYQQPVYTTRDRVESTLPGAAFQDLAQEPIPVLHAIADAMDQYLHQWEQRLQAQQRDPGWDAAMLAAAESDWQAFAGEIARYRRGISVLERYSTLLRAFQLMNRTFASASRHDSWRLFQIVYIVTQLPAIAAREYDLPEGREDWDYVDVLWFPTGGGKTEAYLGLIVCAAFFDRLRGKTAGVTAWMRFPLRLLSLQQLQRMADILAAAECLRRQTAPINTDEYDPFSVAYLVGADNTPNRLVSYNQNGQDSWLNRLWRQPQLLQSFLTIPRCPFCGQHSVRMDLEEETVRLVHRCTNPSCSEAVRKGILPVFIVDNEIYRYLPTVLVGTIDKITAIGYERKVSHLFGAVSHKCPQHGYLSLGECTEKYACTVKPKDFIPVRLKDPSPVLQIQDELHLLRQEIGAFDAHYETFIDSYQQRMQKVRMKIIAATATIEEYEHQIEHLYNRKARRFPVPGPELGESFYATTEAQNLRRLFIGIMPHNYTHINAIVRIAELYHKAIEDLRRDPAGAIARLKLTSVDSPARFLGMLSHYEVFVTYLLSRREGDRLDQSFEGQLNRALTEAGYSEVDSRSITSATTFSEVARILDQLEQPDPDFARRLRSLTATSTISHGVDVERLNCLCFFGMPRQTAEYIQTSSRVGRDHPGLVFVCFNPARERDQSHYHLFTKYHEYLDRLVEPVPVNRWSKFAIRRTIPGLFMALLLNDYNLRLGGGGKKSLYFSKQVRQLLESRRLRPDEMVAWLNEAYCTGRQESGQEFAQVIQEKVSEYFDMLRNPQKNFTSENLTEQPMQSLRDVDEQIDIIPDKDSRLLMSQAIRG; encoded by the coding sequence ATGGTAACGCCTCAACGCCTGGATGAGATCAGACTGGCTCGGTATCTGCAACACCGCTTGCTTGATCAGCTCACGGGCCGAAGCGAGGATATCTGCCGGGATGACCGCCCTCGCAACCGTTACTTTATCGGCTCTCTGGCCAATCGTCCTCAACAGATGGACGGCCCTGATCCTGACGATGATCTTTTCTCGCGCCTGGCCCCTTCCTCAATGGGGCTTGAAATCAGGGTCAAGCCCAGGGGAGAGAAGGCACGATTACTCGTCCAGCCAGCCTTCAATGTGTACTATCGAATTTTCCCCGATCTGGAGCATCAGCGTCGTCTCGCCGGCTATCCCCGCCAAACCTCTGACCAGGAGCAGCCCCGGTCACGGGAACGATGGGCTATAGCCTATCGCAAGATCTGTGTTCAGGTGGAACCAGTAGCCATACCCATACCGCAACAGCTCTCCAGGCGCCAGCGATTGAGTGACCACATGACGCAGCTCGCTATCACCAGGGCACTGGAGCGCGCCTGTCAGCAGATATTGAACGATCCACACCGCTACTATGAGCTTCCGAAAGGTACAGCAATTCCCCCTGAAGCACTGAGCGATCAGGAAGCGTTCGAGCGGTTCTGTCGCCAGATAGCTGCTACTGGCCGGGAAGAGCTTCCGTCCTGGCAGGTCATGCTTCAGGTCGAGGCACGTCCAGTGGTCGGTGACCTGCTTCAGATCTCACTCATGCTTCTGAACAACTCCCCTGACGATGGGCAAGAACACTCCCTCACTGATCATTACCTGTTTGATGTTTGCCTGCAGGTTGAGGGGCAGGATGCAGAGCTCCAGCCATTTGTTTTCGATCTTCTTCCTAAAGATTATCGCTATGATCGTCACCTGTGGGGGTTAGGACACAACTGCAGCGTCGCCAGAGTAGAAGAGCTGAATGCTGTGCGAACCGAGCACACGCCGATCTATCAGCAACCGGTCTACACCACCCGGGATAGAGTTGAGTCCACTCTGCCCGGGGCGGCCTTCCAGGATCTGGCCCAAGAGCCAATCCCCGTTTTACACGCCATTGCTGACGCAATGGACCAGTATCTGCACCAGTGGGAGCAAAGACTGCAGGCACAGCAACGAGATCCCGGCTGGGATGCTGCAATGCTGGCAGCAGCGGAGAGTGACTGGCAGGCATTTGCAGGGGAGATCGCTCGCTATCGGCGAGGAATCAGCGTTCTGGAGCGCTACAGCACACTGCTGCGAGCCTTTCAGCTGATGAACCGGACCTTTGCCAGTGCCAGCCGCCACGATTCCTGGCGTCTCTTTCAGATTGTCTACATCGTCACGCAGCTACCTGCCATTGCCGCCCGCGAGTATGACCTCCCAGAAGGGCGTGAGGACTGGGATTATGTGGATGTCCTCTGGTTTCCCACTGGCGGCGGCAAAACTGAGGCTTATCTGGGTCTGATTGTCTGTGCCGCGTTCTTCGACCGATTGCGAGGGAAAACGGCTGGGGTCACAGCCTGGATGCGTTTTCCCCTCCGTCTGCTCTCTCTGCAACAGCTGCAGCGCATGGCAGACATTCTGGCCGCCGCTGAATGTCTCCGCCGTCAGACCGCTCCCATCAACACCGACGAGTACGATCCGTTTAGCGTGGCTTATCTGGTTGGAGCAGATAACACGCCCAACCGGCTCGTCAGCTACAACCAGAACGGCCAGGACTCCTGGCTCAACCGCCTTTGGAGACAGCCTCAGCTTCTGCAAAGCTTTCTGACCATTCCTCGCTGTCCTTTCTGCGGTCAGCACAGTGTGAGAATGGATCTGGAGGAGGAGACAGTCCGCCTGGTCCATCGCTGTACCAATCCCAGCTGCTCCGAGGCTGTTCGCAAGGGCATTCTGCCCGTCTTCATTGTGGATAACGAGATCTACCGCTATCTCCCCACCGTGCTGGTTGGCACGATTGACAAGATTACCGCCATCGGCTACGAGCGCAAGGTCAGTCATCTCTTTGGCGCTGTCTCCCACAAGTGCCCTCAACATGGATACCTGAGCCTGGGAGAATGCACAGAGAAATACGCCTGCACGGTGAAACCAAAGGATTTTATCCCGGTCAGACTGAAAGATCCTTCACCGGTTCTGCAAATACAAGATGAGCTCCACCTGCTCCGCCAGGAGATCGGCGCCTTCGATGCTCATTATGAGACTTTCATCGACTCATATCAGCAGCGCATGCAAAAGGTCCGCATGAAGATCATCGCTGCCACTGCTACTATCGAGGAATATGAGCATCAGATCGAGCACCTGTATAACCGCAAGGCCCGTCGGTTCCCCGTACCCGGTCCCGAGTTAGGAGAATCCTTTTATGCTACCACTGAGGCTCAGAACCTCCGACGCCTCTTCATCGGAATCATGCCACATAACTATACCCATATCAATGCCATTGTTCGCATCGCAGAGCTCTACCACAAGGCCATTGAGGATCTGCGGCGTGATCCTGCAGGAGCCATTGCCCGGCTGAAGCTGACTTCGGTGGACAGCCCTGCCAGGTTCCTGGGCATGCTTTCTCACTATGAAGTCTTTGTGACGTATCTGCTGTCCAGACGGGAGGGGGATCGGCTTGATCAGAGCTTTGAGGGACAACTCAATCGAGCGCTGACCGAGGCTGGCTACAGCGAGGTAGATAGCCGTTCAATCACCAGTGCGACCACCTTTTCCGAGGTCGCCAGGATCCTGGATCAGCTGGAACAACCTGATCCAGATTTTGCCCGGCGCCTGCGATCACTGACAGCGACCAGCACGATTTCCCACGGTGTGGATGTAGAGCGGCTCAACTGTCTGTGTTTCTTTGGAATGCCTCGCCAGACTGCCGAATATATCCAGACCTCCAGCCGGGTTGGACGTGATCACCCGGGCCTGGTCTTCGTTTGCTTCAACCCGGCCCGAGAGCGGGATCAGAGTCACTACCACCTTTTCACCAAGTATCACGAATATCTTGATCGGCTGGTGGAACCCGTTCCTGTGAATCGCTGGAGCAAGTTTGCCATCCGGCGTACCATCCCGGGACTCTTCATGGCCTTGCTCTTGAATGACTATAACCTCAGGCTGGGAGGAGGAGGAAAGAAGTCCCTCTACTTCAGCAAACAGGTGCGCCAGCTCCTGGAAAGCCGCCGATTGCGACCGGATGAAATGGTCGCCTGGCTGAATGAGGCCTACTGCACAGGCAGGCAGGAAAGTGGCCAGGAATTCGCACAGGTGATCCAGGAGAAGGTCAGCGAGTACTTTGATATGCTGCGCAATCCTCAGAAGAATTTCACCTCCGAGAATCTGACAGAACAGCCGATGCAGAGCCTGCGGGATGTTGATGAGCAGATTGATATCATTCCAGACAAGGACTCGCGCCTTCTCATGAGCCAGGCCATCAGGGGGTAA
- a CDS encoding DrmE family protein: MMTADEDSNSAITTSPWWHVLQHHPGRDLVTLAQEQHLYYGRNRIQLHWLDQLCLRLSLQAYLHRRPLAIVYPVPICHLAALVAAELLIYDFAERHQSTLFHRSRPSFMLISSRTEIREHYLNIRVDKEPLAATFPLARIRNDGEPAGIVAPGIEARYPPRLYHLPRPFLIEKPWPTGIKAIIVDHTDDTFIDQVSRIHELAAHRKISCIIHICNNPFAPYLQDLAEAGVPVWAWSHSELEAEALQSSPGAAAGPGHPFEISARQLNNIASGIRHQLVLCHHPRLENAASRLWDDLGTIQRTDPWRSDSGVRRAIQAAYGVFYTMLQLLVPLPVYEEEASRFWGLRPIDRRIADLEAFTPLLRTEAPEIENIYWPSLLLDLKDMRLALLEGNPKYDTLVQQIREQRQQSGQSGCLAVVCPNQASLRMVQLCLRARERLPLERPDKAQAEAPIRLLTYKDLSTLSSADILLFPGQFSYGRRQYALTAAAPDIRYLAYRDEAERIEQQLLSLHQTLGRLASEEAHQRAWEALVSGGASQVQAASRQRHPPIVIEFARREGSRQTRRKVAALSGFSDLSIWTPFSTLEYDQQNEGDPGTDDRDSDHPPVSSAVFPQQPSEKSLVPAFRVNFQDGFCYATRESRLMVFLSATEQIDERVVEGLRAGDLVLFVDGQQRRTLYEAILERVKRHPKMGATYLLVRYWQESVRAGFLQAQLTYEELLKELQQRGSHMQSVAGVRCWITGQVLGPSDPEDIYRIGYIFEDNALIQEYRNIDSALRRIRSLHRALARQLNRVIIQAGVRGTHSDAAEECIDQELNLYVDDFRDSVTIHRVVSVSQRELLVPPALTQRFFKEGTVLTW, from the coding sequence ATGATGACGGCAGATGAAGATTCAAACAGTGCAATCACCACCTCACCCTGGTGGCATGTTCTGCAGCATCACCCTGGTCGCGATCTGGTAACCCTTGCCCAGGAACAACACCTCTACTATGGACGCAATCGCATTCAGCTCCACTGGCTGGACCAGCTTTGTCTGCGCCTGAGCCTGCAGGCGTATCTCCATCGTCGTCCTCTGGCGATTGTCTATCCCGTCCCCATCTGCCATCTGGCAGCGCTGGTGGCAGCAGAACTCCTGATCTATGATTTTGCAGAGAGACACCAGTCCACACTTTTCCATCGGTCCAGGCCCTCTTTTATGCTGATCAGTTCGCGGACCGAGATCCGCGAGCATTACCTGAATATACGGGTTGACAAAGAACCTCTGGCGGCAACTTTTCCCCTTGCTCGTATTCGCAACGACGGCGAGCCCGCTGGTATTGTTGCCCCAGGTATAGAGGCCAGGTACCCTCCCCGGCTGTATCATCTCCCGCGGCCCTTCCTGATTGAGAAGCCCTGGCCAACCGGGATCAAAGCGATCATTGTCGACCATACCGACGACACCTTTATCGATCAGGTCTCTCGCATCCATGAGCTTGCTGCACATCGAAAAATTTCTTGCATTATACATATCTGTAATAATCCATTTGCCCCTTATCTTCAAGATCTGGCAGAAGCAGGCGTGCCTGTATGGGCCTGGAGCCACTCCGAGCTGGAGGCGGAGGCCCTCCAATCATCGCCTGGAGCTGCCGCAGGTCCGGGGCACCCGTTTGAGATCAGCGCACGGCAGCTCAACAACATCGCCAGTGGAATCCGCCACCAGCTGGTCCTTTGCCACCATCCCAGGCTGGAAAACGCAGCCTCCCGCCTGTGGGATGACCTGGGGACTATTCAGCGCACCGATCCCTGGCGAAGCGACTCCGGCGTGCGTCGCGCGATTCAGGCTGCCTATGGCGTCTTCTACACCATGTTGCAGCTGCTGGTGCCACTCCCTGTCTATGAAGAGGAGGCCAGCCGGTTCTGGGGTCTTCGCCCCATCGATCGACGGATCGCTGACCTGGAGGCGTTTACACCTCTGCTCCGGACTGAAGCACCTGAGATCGAGAATATCTACTGGCCATCGTTATTGCTCGATCTCAAGGATATGCGCCTGGCCCTGCTCGAGGGCAATCCCAAGTATGATACGCTGGTTCAACAGATACGCGAGCAGCGACAGCAGTCAGGTCAGTCAGGTTGCCTTGCAGTAGTCTGCCCCAATCAGGCCAGTCTGCGAATGGTGCAGCTTTGCCTGCGTGCACGCGAGCGTCTGCCTCTGGAGAGGCCAGACAAAGCGCAGGCGGAAGCTCCCATCCGCCTGCTTACGTACAAAGACCTGAGCACTCTTTCCTCTGCTGATATCCTGCTCTTCCCCGGCCAGTTCAGTTACGGTCGCCGGCAGTATGCTCTTACCGCCGCAGCCCCAGACATTCGTTACCTTGCTTACCGCGACGAAGCCGAGAGAATTGAGCAACAACTTCTCTCGCTGCACCAGACGCTGGGCAGACTGGCCAGTGAAGAGGCGCACCAGCGAGCCTGGGAGGCTCTTGTCTCTGGAGGAGCCAGTCAGGTCCAGGCTGCCTCCAGACAGAGACACCCACCCATTGTCATAGAGTTCGCTCGTCGGGAAGGAAGCCGACAGACTCGCAGAAAGGTCGCAGCTTTATCAGGGTTTTCCGATCTCTCTATCTGGACTCCCTTCTCGACCCTTGAGTATGATCAGCAGAACGAAGGAGATCCCGGCACTGATGATCGCGATAGTGATCATCCCCCTGTGTCCTCTGCCGTGTTCCCACAACAGCCCTCTGAGAAGTCTCTGGTGCCTGCCTTCCGTGTGAACTTCCAGGATGGTTTCTGCTATGCAACACGAGAGAGCCGGCTGATGGTATTCCTGTCAGCGACAGAGCAGATAGATGAGCGAGTGGTCGAAGGGCTACGAGCAGGTGACCTGGTGCTGTTCGTGGATGGTCAGCAGCGCCGCACCCTTTACGAGGCCATTCTCGAGCGGGTGAAACGTCATCCTAAAATGGGGGCCACCTATCTGCTGGTACGCTACTGGCAGGAATCTGTCAGGGCAGGATTCCTGCAAGCACAATTGACATATGAAGAGTTGCTCAAGGAGCTACAGCAACGAGGGAGTCATATGCAGTCGGTTGCAGGAGTCAGGTGCTGGATCACTGGTCAGGTACTTGGGCCCTCCGATCCTGAAGACATTTATCGGATTGGCTACATCTTTGAGGATAACGCTCTAATCCAGGAGTACCGGAACATCGACAGCGCCCTGCGCCGTATTCGATCCTTGCACAGGGCTCTGGCTCGTCAGTTGAATCGCGTTATCATTCAGGCTGGAGTGCGTGGCACTCATTCTGATGCCGCAGAGGAATGCATCGACCAGGAGCTCAATCTCTATGTGGATGATTTCCGTGACAGTGTCACTATTCATCGTGTCGTGAGTGTCAGTCAGCGGGAACTACTGGTCCCCCCTGCCCTCACTCAGAGGTTCTTCAAGGAAGGAACGGTACTGACATGGTAA